The DNA sequence CCTCGCGTCGCTGATCGTGGTCGGCGGTCTGCTGTTCGTCGCACGGATGCTGCAGAAGCACCGCAACCTGTTGACGACGGCGATCGAGTACGTGCTGCACATCCCGTGGATCCTGCCGATCGTGCTCATCGCCCTCGCGCTGGTGACCGCGTTCGACAAGCCGCTCGCGATCGTGGGAGGGTTCGTGCTCACCGGCACGCCGATCCTGCTGCTCATCGCGTACATCTCGGTGAAGATCCCGTTCACGCTGCGGCTGCTGAAGGCCGGGTTCGCGTCGGTGCCCGACTCGCTCGAAGACGCTTCGCGCATCCTCGGCGCGAAGTCGCTGACCACGTTCCGCCGGGTGCTGATCCCGCTCGTGCTGCCGACGGCCGCCGCGATCACGGCGCTCAACTTCAACAGCCTGCTCGACGACTACGACGCGGCGATCTTCCTGTACCACCCGCTGTACAAGCCGCTGGGCGTCGCGATCCAGGAGAGCACCCGCGGCGAGAACAATCTCGACGCGATGCCGATCACGTTCGTCTACACGGTGCTGCTCATGATCATCATGGGTGTCACCATGTATCTCGTGTACGGACGAGGATCGCGCGCCGGAGCGCCCCGCAAGCGGAAGACGCGCGCATGAACTCTGACTCGACGCCTGCCCTTCGGGTGACGATCTCCGACGTCGCGACCGCGGCCGGGGTGTCTCGCGCGACCGCGACCAGGGCGCTGAAGGGCGAGGGGCGGTTCGCTCCCGAGACGCAGGAGCGGATCCTCGCGGAGGCCGAACGCCTCGGGTACGTGCCGAACACGATGGCCGCCGAGCTCGCCGCCGGACGCACCGGCACGGTCGGACTCATGCTGCGCGACGCCAGCAACCCTGCGTACGGTCTGCTGTTCTCACGGTTGCAGGACGAAGCGCACCAGCGAGGACTCGACCTGCTCACCGTCACGATCGGTGCCGACGAGCAGGGTGCCAAGCAGGTCGGCGCGCTGCACCGACTGCTCGGCATGCGCGTCGCGGGGCTCATCGTCGCGACCGGCGGCATCACCACCGCGCAGCTCGAGCCGTTCGCCGACCAGGTGCCGATCCTGCGCGCCGGTCGCGCGGAGACCTCGGGGCGCATCCACTCGGCGCACTACGACGATCCGGCGCACGGGCGGCTGCTCGCCTCGCACGTGGTGTCGCTGGGGCACCGTCGGGTGGTCGTGCTCGCCGGCGACGAGGAGGTGTCGTTCCCGGAGCATCTGCGGGCGCTCGCGATGCACGAGACGCTGTCGGATGCCGGGGTCGACGTGACTCTCGTCTCGACCGGGGCGCGGCCGGAAGACGGCGTGCCCGAGGCGCTGGGTCTTGTCCGCGGCGGCGCGACCGCCGTGATGTGCGCGTCGGACTACCGGCAGCTCGCCGTCATGCGGGCTCTGCGTGACGCTGGCCTCTCGGTGCCCGGCGATGTGAGCGTGACGGGGTGCGACGGCATCCTTCCCGGCGCCGACCTGCTGGGGCTCACGACCGTGCGCATTCCCGTGGAGCAGGTCGCCGCCGCGGCCGTCGAGACCATGCAGGAGCTGCTGACCGCTGAGTCCGATGCTCCTGTGCGGCGTGGGTTCGCCGGGGAGCTGGTGCTCGGGGCGACCGCCGGAGCCCTCTGACCCCTCGCCTTTTGTTTTTCCTTGCCGTTGTTCGCAGTGCCCGTTCGCTGACACCTTTTGCCGATCTGGAAGAGACATGATCCTCACCGAACACCCCCGTCCGTCGCACACGTTCGTGCACATCTCCGACACGCACCTGCCCGGCGAGAGGTCGCCCCTCTACGGCAGCGGGGCGGATGCCGATTCGAACCTCGACCTCATGCTGTCGCGGCTGATCGCCTCAGGACTCCGGCCCGACGCGCTGCTGATGACCGGCGATCTCACCGACCGCGGGGATGCATCGGCGTACGAGCGGCTGCGGGCCCTGGTCGACCCGGCTGCGGAGGCCCTGGGGTGCGAGGTCGTGTGGGTCGCGGGGAACCATGACGACCGCGGGACGATGCGGTCTGCGCTGGCGTTGTCAGGGTCTGGCTCTGATCCGATCACCGAGGTGCGCTGGTTCGGCGGGCTGCGGGTGATCGTGGTCGACTCGACCGTGCCCGGTGCGCACTGGGGCGAGGTCCCAGCCGAGCAACTGTCGTGGCTCGCGTCGGAGCTCGCATCGCCCGCGCCCGATGGGACGCTGCTGCTCATGCACCACCCGCCGCTGCCGACCGTGCTCGACCTCGCGGTGACCGTCGAGCTGCGCGATCAGCCGGCGCTGGCAGAGGTACTGCGCGGGTCGGATGTGCGCGGCATCCTCTCGGGTCACGTGCACCACCCGTCGTTCGGCACGTTCGCGGGGATCCCCGTCGCGGTCGCGTCGTCGAGCGCGTACGGGCAGGATCTCGCGCAGCCCGTCGGCGCGACGAGAGGTCAGGATGCCGCGCAGGGCTACAACCTCGTGCACGTCTACGCCGACTCGGTCGTGCACTCCGTGGTGTCTCTCGAACGCGGCGCCGATGTGGGCGAGCCGGTCGGAGCGGAGGATGCCGGGACCCGCATCGCCGACCGCGGCATCGCCTGGCGGGATTCCTCTCCGGTTCGTTGAGCGATCGCCTTCCCTTCGCGGGTCGTTGAGCGAGCGGAGCGAGACGAAACGCCCTTCCCCAGGTCGTTGAGCGAGCGAAGCGAGACGAAACGCGGTCCCCTCCGCAGAGCACGAACCCGCTCCCTACCCCCACACTCCCGCCGCGCCGAGCGCTTCCCGCAGCTCCTCCAGGCCGACGAAGTGATGCACCACCATCCCCAACGCATCTGCACCGCCCAGCTTCGCCGCCGAGTCGTCCGTGAAGAACGCCTCCGTCGGCTCAACTCCCATGGCCTCGATCACGTGCCGGAACGCCCGCTCGTCGGGTTTCGTCCATCCGATCTCCGCCGAGTTGAACACGGCCTCGAAGTGCGAATCCAACCCCAGAGACTCCACTTCCTCCGGGATCGTGTCGGTGCCGTTGGTCAGGATGGCGGTGCGGATGCCGCGGGCTCGCAGCTCGTCCACCAGCTCGAGCACCTCCTGATCGGCCCGGAACGGCTGACTTCCCCAGGCCTCGGCCGCGACAGGGTTGCCGAGTTCCTCGCCTACCCGGTGGATCCATTCGGCGCGCGAGATCGCGCCGGTGGTGACCAGTTCGAGGTGGCTCGGGGTGAAGGCCCGGGCTTCGATCGACCCGATGGCGAGTCCGTGCTCGCGTTCGATGGTCGCGACGTTCTCGGGATCGAAGTGGCGGACCACGCCGTCGAGATCGAACAGGACGAGACGGATGGCAGACATCGGACCACGCTAACCGATGCGGTTCACCGGACCCAGGAGATGCAGGCTTCGCCGTCCGTGCGCACTCCGAGCCTCGTGACCAGGTCGGGGTAGTCCGAGAACGACTCCGTCACCTCGACGATGAATTGGCCGTCTTCTTGAGACGCGACCTCGAGAGAGTAGCTCTTGAGCTCTGGCAGGTCCGAGTTCACGCCGCCGAGAATCGGGCCGCATGAGAGGGTTTGCGCCGATTCCTCGTCGCCCGTTCGACTCGCGTCCACCCAATGCTCGGCGATCTCACGGGCGCGTTCTTCAGGGCTCAGCTCGACCGCGGTGCAGGCGACCAGCGAGAGCGAGGCAAATGCGGTGACGATGAGGAGGGCAGCGGCTCTGGCGGCCCTCCCTCGCCGGACCTCAGGAGCCATCGGAGAGAGCCCGGAACCACTGCAGGCACAGGCCGCTCTCTGAGGCGGTGCGCTCGTTCGGGTCGTCCCACTGGATCACCCGCGGCGGCTCCCACTGCGTGAAGTACTCCGGATACGCCACCCGCGCTTGATCCACTGCGTGGAGCAGGGCTTCGGCGCCGTCCAGGTCGCCTGCATCCGCGCGGTCCCACGCGGCATCCAGATTCGCGCAGGCCCAGTACTGGTAGGCGGGGCTCGCTCCCGTGACCCATTCCCCACTGCGACCGGCGGATGGGACCTTCGCCGGAAAGGCGTATCCGGAAGGGAGCACGTAGGGGAAGTTCGCGATGGCGTCGTCGTATCGGCTCTGGGACTCGGCCTGGGTGGCGGAGCCGGTCCACGAGGGAGTCGGGGTCGGCGTCGCGGAGTCGGATTGAGCCGACGATGTCGGCGTCATCGTCGGTACGGGCGCGGACGCCGCGCCAGCGGAGCATCCGGTCGCGACCGCGAGCGCCACACCCAGCACCGCCAGGACCAATGAGGTTCGCGACGCTGAGCGCATAGGGCGATACTGACAGATCCCGCGCCCGGCTCCCAGACCCGTTCACGGACTCGCGAGGACGCCCTCCTCATCGCGGGTCCACACGTTGTTGGCGCTGTCGCGGAACGACATCCCGACGATGCGGCGCTTGCGGGACTTGGTGACCGGGCGGATCTCGTCGTCGAAGGAGCGCAGCCGCGACGCGTACTTCCACGCGTAGGCCTCGAGTGTCTCCTCCAGGAAGTACGCCCCGGGCGGGAGGATCGTGAGGGTGATGGGCCGCCGCTCACGGGCGGACGAGTCGGTCACGCGCACCACGACGTCGTAGATCGCCTGCTCGGACGAATTCACGACGACGACCCCGTAGGTCCTGCGGTCGTCGGCGAGGTGGATGCGGGAGGCCACCCACGCGAAGACCTTGCTCGCCTGGGCGGAGCGTTCGCGGAGCACCGCGGACTCGTCGCGTTTGGCCTCTCGCTCGAGCAGTCGGCGGCCGTGACGTGCACCAACGATGGCGGCCGACAGCGCGCCGATGGCGGTGGCGGCGGTGACGATGTCTGCGAGGGATCCGAGTTCCATCCGCTCACCGTAGGCGCGTGGCGATGGCGGCTGGAGCCGACCTGCGGGTCGCCCCGCGCGGCATACCGATGTTCTCAAGCGAGGGTCGCGCGCGAGGCTGCTCGCTGTGGCGAGCGGATGCCGGACCGGACCCCACCTCGCATAAATGCAGGAACCCCGCTCCTATAGACGGAAGCGGGGCTCCTGCAGGATTCGGATCAGTAGCCCACAGCTGCCAGCCCGAACTCGATCTCGGTCGGGAGGAACCCCTCGTATGCGAGCTGGTCGTAGAGACCCTGACGCGAGAACGAGGAGAACTCGAGGTAAGACGCTGCCTTCTCTGCGGCTTCGGCGTTCCAGTCAGCTCCGGCGTTGTCGACAGCGAAAGTCGCGTCTTCCGTCGAGAACCCTTCGAACTCGAGCTGACCGATCAGACCTGTACGCGAGAACCCGGTGAAGCCGAGGTAGTTCTTCGCAGAGCGGATGGCGTTCTCCTGCCCGATCGTCAGCTTGGGCTTCTCCTCCAGCGCGAGTGTGATGTCCGCGCCCTCTTCGACTGACGCGCCCGCCGCGGGATTCGTGGAGAGCACCTTCGCGAGGGGGTCGGTCAGCGTCGACACAACCGGAGGATTCAGGCCGGCGCTGGTCAGCGCGACCAGCGCCTCCGCCGCCGTCATTCCGGTGACATCGGGAACCGTCACCATGACGACAGGCTCCTCTTCCTCGACAGTCGCGGTCGTATCGGTCACTGCGGCCGGCTGCTCGTCGGCCGTTGTCGTGTTGCTGTTTCCCCCGCCGTTCACCGCGTTGGCGATGCCGCCCACGATGAGAATCCCCGCAAGAACCGACCCGGCGATGATCAGCCCCTTCTTCTTGGACTTCTTCGGCGGCGCGCTAGGGGCGGCGGCCGGAAAAGCCGTCGCGCCCGGTGCGGGAGGCGCCGGCATGTGAGGCGAAGCCGCCATCCCGGGGATGCCGGTCGAGGTGTTACTCGGTACAACCTCCGTCGGAGCATCCGCACTCGGCAGAACGGCCGTGGACGAGTCGGGGGCGGGCACCGGCGGTTGCGGCTCCAACCACTGGATGCCGTCCCAGTAACGCTGTTCGTTGTTTGCGTGCGGCGCGGGGTACCAACCCGGCGCCGGATTCTGATCGGTCATCTTTCTTCCCCTCTGATGGCGTCTCCGCCTGTCAGCTCCCCCAGTGGCAGCCAAACGTGGTCGTGATGTCCCACGGGCAACGGCGCCCGTGGGGTACTGCTCCGACGATGCCCCGACGTGCATCGGGACAGCGCACGCTTATTGCGCGGTGTTCACGACACCGCGGCTCGCCTCAACCTGAACCCGCACGACCTCGACGGCCGCGAGAATCGTCGGCCCGTCCTGCGTCGAGATCGCGTCGCTGAGGGTATCGAGTGTGGTGTCGAGCGCCGACGTCGACTCAGGCCAGGACGTCGTCAGGTTCGCCGGAACGTCGAGTCCCTCCAGCTGTCCTAGGTTGAACGCCAGCTCTCCGTTATTGCTCAGCAGACGCCAGAATCCGTCTTCCTGCACTGTCACGACGATGTCGTCGAGATCCTTGAGCATGTCGTCAAGGTGCGAGTTCGCCTGCGCGCGGAACGCGACCGCGTTCACGGCCTCCTCAGTAGCAGCTGCCGCAGCCGCGGTCGGGGTCGGTGTCGGTGTCTCCACCACAGGTGCTTCGGTCTCCTGGACCACCGCAGGCGCAGTGTCAGCCTGCGGGGCATCATCGCGCCCGCCACTCCCGATCGCAGCACCGACCGACAGCAGAATGACAGCTCCAGCTGCGATACCCCCACCGATCAACCACTTCTTCGTCGCGCTTGAAGACCCTCTAGGTGCCGAGGAGACCGGCGCTCCCCCGGCGTTGTGCTGACCGGGCGGCGGCGCGAAGACTGGCGATCCTGTCGGTGCAGGGGGCGCGGTCGGCGCCGCTGCCGGCGCCGGGGGCGCGGGCCATGCGGGGAGAGTCGAGAGTGGCTGCGGTGCGGCGGGCGAGAATGGCTGCGGCACTGCGGATGGCGCCGTCGGCGGAGTGGTGTCGATCCACTGCGTTCCGTCCCAGTACCGGGTCTGCGAAGGATCTTCGGGGGTGGGGTACCACCCGGCGGGGGCGTTGCTCACATCTGCTCCATGCTGCTGAATACACCCAGTTGGGCTCGATGAAGAGTAGCGGCAAAGAGC is a window from the Microbacterium sp. LWO14-1.2 genome containing:
- a CDS encoding LacI family DNA-binding transcriptional regulator, whose protein sequence is MNSDSTPALRVTISDVATAAGVSRATATRALKGEGRFAPETQERILAEAERLGYVPNTMAAELAAGRTGTVGLMLRDASNPAYGLLFSRLQDEAHQRGLDLLTVTIGADEQGAKQVGALHRLLGMRVAGLIVATGGITTAQLEPFADQVPILRAGRAETSGRIHSAHYDDPAHGRLLASHVVSLGHRRVVVLAGDEEVSFPEHLRALAMHETLSDAGVDVTLVSTGARPEDGVPEALGLVRGGATAVMCASDYRQLAVMRALRDAGLSVPGDVSVTGCDGILPGADLLGLTTVRIPVEQVAAAAVETMQELLTAESDAPVRRGFAGELVLGATAGAL
- a CDS encoding phosphodiesterase; this encodes MILTEHPRPSHTFVHISDTHLPGERSPLYGSGADADSNLDLMLSRLIASGLRPDALLMTGDLTDRGDASAYERLRALVDPAAEALGCEVVWVAGNHDDRGTMRSALALSGSGSDPITEVRWFGGLRVIVVDSTVPGAHWGEVPAEQLSWLASELASPAPDGTLLLMHHPPLPTVLDLAVTVELRDQPALAEVLRGSDVRGILSGHVHHPSFGTFAGIPVAVASSSAYGQDLAQPVGATRGQDAAQGYNLVHVYADSVVHSVVSLERGADVGEPVGAEDAGTRIADRGIAWRDSSPVR
- a CDS encoding HAD family phosphatase, which gives rise to MSAIRLVLFDLDGVVRHFDPENVATIEREHGLAIGSIEARAFTPSHLELVTTGAISRAEWIHRVGEELGNPVAAEAWGSQPFRADQEVLELVDELRARGIRTAILTNGTDTIPEEVESLGLDSHFEAVFNSAEIGWTKPDERAFRHVIEAMGVEPTEAFFTDDSAAKLGGADALGMVVHHFVGLEELREALGAAGVWG
- a CDS encoding Ltp family lipoprotein: MTDQNPAPGWYPAPHANNEQRYWDGIQWLEPQPPVPAPDSSTAVLPSADAPTEVVPSNTSTGIPGMAASPHMPAPPAPGATAFPAAAPSAPPKKSKKKGLIIAGSVLAGILIVGGIANAVNGGGNSNTTTADEQPAAVTDTTATVEEEEPVVMVTVPDVTGMTAAEALVALTSAGLNPPVVSTLTDPLAKVLSTNPAAGASVEEGADITLALEEKPKLTIGQENAIRSAKNYLGFTGFSRTGLIGQLEFEGFSTEDATFAVDNAGADWNAEAAEKAASYLEFSSFSRQGLYDQLAYEGFLPTEIEFGLAAVGY